One window of the Thermasporomyces composti genome contains the following:
- a CDS encoding DUF1707 and DUF4190 domain-containing protein gives MSTDWESMRASDADRERAADVLKAAVAEGRLDWNEHRERLDAVMRSRTYGELHELIADLPVGPLPFHTPPAGPSLPIRPPIALPGQTSWLDRTPRLGQTSRLDQTSSTSRLEPLRTHPTQPIRLGDGGMGAPPAPLTNPWSTYVPAPVRATEPLAKVSIGCALLGLCTSGMTAVPAIVTGHLALGRIRRTSGDGTGLAVTGMVLGYLELAFVAVWFVLAAIFG, from the coding sequence ATGAGCACCGACTGGGAGTCCATGCGGGCGTCCGACGCTGATCGGGAGCGCGCCGCTGACGTACTCAAGGCCGCCGTCGCGGAGGGGCGACTGGACTGGAACGAACACCGCGAGCGGTTGGACGCAGTGATGCGCTCGCGTACGTACGGCGAGCTCCACGAGCTGATCGCCGACCTACCGGTCGGACCACTCCCCTTCCACACGCCCCCGGCGGGGCCGTCGCTCCCGATCCGCCCGCCCATCGCCCTGCCCGGCCAGACGTCGTGGCTGGACCGAACGCCGAGACTGGGCCAGACCTCGAGGCTGGACCAAACATCGAGCACCTCTCGTCTCGAGCCGCTCCGAACCCATCCGACACAGCCGATACGGCTCGGCGACGGGGGCATGGGAGCACCGCCCGCTCCCCTCACGAACCCCTGGTCGACCTACGTGCCCGCCCCCGTGCGCGCCACTGAGCCACTGGCGAAGGTCTCGATCGGCTGCGCTCTGCTCGGACTGTGCACCAGCGGGATGACCGCCGTGCCCGCGATCGTGACGGGACACCTGGCCCTCGGTCGGATCCGACGGACGAGTGGCGACGGCACGGGACTCGCCGTCACGGGTATGGTCCTCGGCTACCTGGAGCTGGCGTTCGTCGCTGTGTGGTTCGTCCTCGCGGCGATCTTCGGCTGA
- a CDS encoding DUF1707 and DUF4190 domain-containing protein — protein sequence MTSNWHSMRASNADRERTADVLKAAHAEGRLDWGEYQRRLDQALRAKTYGELQALVSDLPSGPTPLPAASSPTSGPVVPAVNPWATYRPVPVRETEPLAKASLILGALSPFLCSVTSVPAIITGHLALARIAKSGDAGRGMAIAGLIFGYVVTGFSLLWLMFVFLAAAL from the coding sequence GTGACCAGCAACTGGCACTCGATGCGAGCGTCCAACGCCGATCGGGAGCGGACCGCGGACGTGCTCAAGGCCGCTCACGCCGAGGGTCGTCTGGACTGGGGGGAGTACCAGCGTCGGCTCGACCAGGCGCTGCGCGCGAAAACCTACGGCGAGCTGCAAGCGCTCGTGTCCGACCTGCCCTCCGGGCCGACCCCGCTGCCCGCTGCCTCTTCCCCCACGTCCGGGCCGGTGGTGCCGGCCGTCAACCCCTGGGCGACCTATCGACCCGTCCCGGTGCGGGAAACCGAACCGCTCGCGAAGGCGTCCCTCATCCTCGGCGCGCTGTCACCATTCCTGTGCTCCGTGACGAGCGTGCCGGCGATCATCACCGGCCACCTGGCCCTGGCCCGGATCGCGAAGTCCGGAGACGCGGGCCGGGGCATGGCGATCGCAGGCCTGATCTTCGGGTACGTGGTCACGGGCTTCTCCCTGCTCTGGCTCATGTTCGTCTTTCTCGCCGCCGCGCTCTAG
- a CDS encoding type III pantothenate kinase, whose amino-acid sequence MLLAVDVGNTHSTLGLFDGATLVQHWRVATDDRRTADELAVLLDGLLAGHGGRAGVSGVAVCSTVPAVLHEMREMLRRYYGRVPGLIVEPGVRTGVPVLMDNPREVGADRIVNALAVTHLVDGTRIVVDFGTATTVDVVSARGEYLGGAIAPGIEISLEALGQRGAQLRRVELLRPRTVIAKNTVEALQSGAIFGFAGQVDGLVERMVAELGVDRSTVTVVATGGLAPLVIDECRSIDRHEPWLTLHGLRLVYERNNATTRS is encoded by the coding sequence GTGCTTCTCGCGGTCGACGTCGGCAACACGCACTCGACGCTGGGACTGTTCGACGGCGCCACTCTGGTCCAGCACTGGCGGGTCGCCACCGACGACCGCAGGACCGCCGACGAGCTCGCAGTCTTGCTCGACGGTCTCCTCGCCGGTCACGGTGGCCGCGCCGGCGTGAGCGGCGTCGCCGTCTGCTCGACGGTGCCGGCCGTTCTGCACGAGATGCGGGAGATGCTGCGTCGCTACTACGGCCGGGTTCCCGGGCTCATCGTGGAGCCGGGCGTCCGGACTGGCGTTCCGGTGCTCATGGACAACCCGCGCGAGGTGGGAGCGGACCGCATCGTCAACGCGCTCGCTGTCACCCACCTGGTCGATGGCACGCGCATCGTCGTCGACTTCGGCACCGCGACGACGGTCGACGTCGTGAGCGCACGTGGGGAGTACCTCGGCGGGGCGATCGCGCCCGGTATCGAGATCTCCCTGGAGGCACTCGGCCAGCGGGGAGCCCAGCTCCGCCGGGTCGAGCTGCTGCGACCGCGGACGGTGATCGCCAAGAACACGGTCGAGGCCTTGCAGTCGGGGGCGATCTTCGGGTTCGCCGGCCAAGTCGACGGTCTGGTTGAGCGAATGGTCGCCGAGCTGGGGGTGGACCGGTCCACGGTCACCGTGGTCGCGACCGGCGGGCTCGCACCCCTGGTGATCGACGAGTGTCGCTCGATCGACCGGCACGAGCCGTGGCTGACCTTGCATGGGTTGCGGCTGGTCTACGAACGCAACAACGCGACCACGCGCTCGTGA
- a CDS encoding STAS domain-containing protein → MRDVEVVDRGSHEIVVFLRGDIDDAMEHDLRAALREIALLEEINDLDRVVVDARDVTTMGRAGLCFLLNLERYGEGRFEVDLSALSRPALRALERSHWHHLPVEA, encoded by the coding sequence GTGCGTGACGTCGAGGTGGTCGATCGGGGCAGTCACGAGATCGTGGTCTTCCTGCGTGGCGATATCGACGACGCCATGGAGCACGACCTGCGCGCGGCACTCCGCGAGATTGCGCTCCTCGAAGAGATCAACGACCTCGACCGCGTGGTCGTCGACGCCCGCGACGTCACCACGATGGGGCGAGCCGGGCTGTGCTTCCTCCTGAACCTCGAGCGCTACGGGGAGGGCCGGTTCGAGGTGGATCTGTCGGCGCTGAGCCGACCTGCCCTTCGAGCTCTCGAACGGTCACACTGGCACCATCTGCCGGTCGAGGCGTGA
- a CDS encoding glycerophosphodiester phosphodiesterase — translation MTFTLVGHRGAMGLEPENTLRSFRRAVEDGADAIELDLRLSADGHLVILHDGDVARTTNGRGEVARMTLAEIRELDAGDGEHVPTFHEVLDAVDVPIQAEIKAPEALPVAVDVIRDRRLLDRVTVTSFSVEVIRQALTLLPGLRTGLISSKAPREYVDLARSMGVQVLCFGIGALDAEVVDLGHRSHLQIMGWPVNDTERLLHALRSGADGVTSDVPGLLRNACDRNPEVKALLSGRLARQV, via the coding sequence GTGACGTTTACGCTCGTCGGGCACCGCGGAGCCATGGGCTTGGAGCCCGAGAACACCCTCCGATCCTTTCGTCGAGCCGTCGAGGACGGCGCCGACGCCATCGAACTCGACCTGCGCCTCAGCGCGGACGGCCACCTGGTGATTCTTCACGACGGTGACGTCGCGAGGACCACCAATGGACGCGGCGAGGTGGCGCGGATGACGCTCGCGGAGATTCGTGAGCTCGACGCCGGCGACGGTGAGCACGTCCCGACGTTTCACGAGGTCCTCGACGCGGTCGACGTCCCTATCCAGGCCGAGATCAAGGCACCGGAGGCCTTGCCTGTCGCCGTCGACGTGATTCGTGATCGACGCCTCCTCGACCGGGTGACGGTCACCTCCTTCTCCGTCGAGGTGATTCGGCAGGCGCTCACGCTGCTTCCCGGCCTTCGCACCGGCCTCATCTCCTCCAAAGCACCGCGGGAGTACGTCGACCTCGCCCGGTCGATGGGCGTCCAGGTGCTGTGCTTTGGCATCGGCGCACTTGACGCCGAGGTCGTCGATCTCGGACATCGATCCCACCTCCAGATCATGGGCTGGCCGGTCAACGACACCGAGCGGCTGCTCCACGCCCTTCGGTCCGGTGCGGACGGCGTCACCTCCGATGTCCCGGGCTTGCTGCGGAATGCCTGCGACCGCAACCCCGAGGTCAAAGCACTGCTTTCCGGGCGGCTGGCGAGGCAGGTCTGA
- the lysS gene encoding lysine--tRNA ligase — protein sequence MTETSPPDRAVTDDLPEQVRIRHEKRARLLERGIDPYPVSVPRTHSIAEVRAAYGELPPDYSTGRMVTIVGRVIFNRITGKLCFARLRDGDGSEIQAMISLDRVGEEALADWKSFVDIGDLIGVEGEVVTSRRGELSVAATRWFMVSKALRPLPVEHKELSEESRVRQRYLDLIHRPEARRLLLARSTVTNSLRQTLTARGFVEVETPILQAVHGGAAARPFTTHLHAFGRDYYLRIAVELYLKRLLVGGVHRVFEIGRNFRNEGVDSTHSPEFTMLEAYQAFGDYHSMAELVRALVLDAAQALGSTVVPDGRGGEVDLAGEWRWLPVHEAVSARLGEEITPDTPAERLREYAERFEVALKPDWSAGEIVLELFEKLVEHTIVEPTFVCDYPVDVRPLARRHRKDPRLAEAFDLIVAGVELAPAYSELTDPVDQRARLVQQSVRAAGGDPEAMQLDEDFLRALEYGMPPTGGLGLGIDRLVMLLTGVRSIRETILFPLVKPEG from the coding sequence ATGACCGAGACATCCCCGCCTGATCGCGCCGTGACCGATGATCTCCCCGAGCAGGTGCGGATTAGGCACGAGAAGCGCGCTCGCCTCCTCGAGCGGGGGATCGATCCCTATCCGGTCTCGGTCCCACGGACCCATTCCATCGCCGAGGTTCGCGCCGCCTACGGTGAGCTTCCGCCCGACTACTCCACCGGGCGGATGGTGACGATCGTTGGGCGTGTCATCTTCAACAGAATTACCGGCAAGCTGTGCTTTGCGCGCCTCCGCGACGGTGACGGATCGGAGATCCAGGCGATGATCTCCCTCGACCGGGTGGGTGAGGAGGCGCTCGCCGACTGGAAGTCGTTCGTTGACATCGGAGACCTCATCGGGGTCGAGGGCGAGGTCGTCACCAGCCGGCGGGGCGAGTTGTCCGTCGCCGCCACCCGCTGGTTCATGGTCTCCAAGGCGCTGCGTCCACTCCCGGTGGAGCACAAGGAGCTCTCGGAGGAGTCACGGGTTCGCCAGCGCTACCTCGACCTCATTCACCGACCGGAGGCCAGACGGCTCCTGCTCGCGCGGTCGACGGTGACCAACTCCCTACGCCAAACGCTGACCGCACGTGGCTTCGTCGAGGTGGAGACCCCGATCCTCCAGGCCGTCCACGGTGGGGCAGCGGCCCGGCCGTTCACCACTCACCTCCACGCGTTCGGTCGTGACTACTACCTGCGCATCGCGGTCGAGCTCTATCTCAAGCGGCTTCTCGTCGGCGGTGTGCACCGGGTCTTCGAGATCGGTCGGAATTTCCGGAACGAGGGCGTGGATTCCACCCACTCGCCGGAGTTCACCATGCTGGAGGCCTATCAAGCCTTCGGCGACTACCACTCGATGGCCGAGCTGGTTCGGGCGCTCGTGCTCGACGCGGCGCAGGCGTTGGGATCGACGGTCGTTCCCGACGGTCGCGGTGGTGAGGTCGACCTGGCGGGCGAGTGGCGATGGCTGCCCGTCCATGAAGCGGTTTCGGCGCGGCTCGGCGAGGAGATCACGCCCGATACCCCCGCCGAGCGGTTGCGTGAGTACGCCGAGCGGTTCGAGGTGGCGTTGAAGCCGGACTGGTCGGCTGGCGAGATCGTCCTCGAGCTGTTCGAGAAGCTCGTCGAGCACACCATCGTGGAGCCAACATTTGTCTGCGACTATCCGGTGGATGTGCGCCCCTTGGCCCGGCGGCACCGCAAGGACCCTCGGCTCGCCGAGGCCTTCGATCTCATCGTGGCCGGTGTGGAGCTGGCGCCGGCCTATTCCGAGCTCACCGACCCGGTCGACCAGCGGGCCAGGCTCGTGCAGCAGTCGGTTCGGGCAGCCGGGGGCGATCCCGAGGCGATGCAGCTCGACGAGGACTTTCTCCGGGCGTTGGAATACGGCATGCCGCCGACCGGTGGTTTGGGTTTGGGAATCGACCGACTGGTGATGCTCCTGACCGGAGTGCGCTCCATTCGTGAGACGATCCTCTTCCCGCTCGTGAAGCCGGAGGGATGA
- a CDS encoding histone-like nucleoid-structuring protein Lsr2: MATKTSVVLIDDIDGSEADETIRFALDGVSYEIDLSSKNSTKLRNALAPYVEAARRVGGRAVRGRAAKTARGAASRKPETAEIRAWAREQGYDVSDRGRIPSEIIEAYKKARR, encoded by the coding sequence GTGGCGACGAAGACCTCCGTGGTTCTCATCGACGACATCGATGGCTCTGAGGCTGACGAGACCATCAGGTTCGCCCTGGATGGTGTGTCTTACGAAATCGACCTGTCGAGCAAGAATTCCACCAAGCTGCGGAACGCGTTGGCGCCTTACGTCGAGGCGGCTCGGCGGGTCGGTGGTCGTGCGGTTCGTGGGCGTGCCGCCAAGACCGCGCGTGGTGCGGCGTCCCGCAAGCCTGAGACGGCTGAGATTCGCGCCTGGGCGCGGGAGCAGGGTTACGACGTGAGCGACCGTGGTCGCATTCCGTCCGAGATCATCGAGGCGTACAAGAAGGCACGTCGGTGA
- a CDS encoding ATP-dependent Clp protease ATP-binding subunit translates to MFERFTDRARRVVVLAQEEARMLSHNYIGTEHILLGLIHEGEGVAAKALESLGISLEAVRAQVEEIIGQGQQSPSGHIPFTPRAKKVLELSLREALQLGHNYIGTEHILLGLIREGEGVAAQVLVKLGADLGRVRQQVIQLLSGYQGKETAGTASGSTGEGTPQGSLVLDQFGRNLTQGAREGKLDPVIGREKEIERVMQVLSRRTKNNPVLIGEPGVGKTAIVEGLAQAIVRGEVPETLKDKQLYTLDLGALVAGSRYRGDFEERLRKVLKEIRTRGDIILFIDELHTLVGAGAAEGAIDAASILKPMLARGELQTIGATTLDEYRKYLEKDAALERRFQPIHVQEPSIALTIEMLKGQRDRYEAHHRVTITDQAIVAAAQLSDRYISDRYLPDKAIDLIDEAGSRLRIRRMTAPPDLREFEEKIAKVRREKEAAIDAQDFERAAALRDEEKKLIAQKTEREKQWKAGDMDVVAEVDEELIAEVLSTATGIPVFRLTEEESQRLLRMEEELHKRYIGQEDAVHALAKSIRRTRAGLKDPKRPSGSFIFAGPSGVGKTYLSKILAEFLFGDESALIQLDMSEYSEKHTVSRLFGSPPGYVGYDEGGQLTEKVRRRPFSVVLFDEIEKAHPEIFNSLLQILEEGRLTDAQGRVVDFKNTVIIMTTNLGTRDIAKGVNLGFSQTKDTTSSYERMKSKVQEELKQHFRPEFLNRVDEIIVFPPFTEEQILQIVDLQISEVEERLRNRDMGIELTQAAKQLLAKRGWDPVMGARPLRRTIQREIEDTLAEKLLYGELTSGQIVVVDVEGEGKDARFTFTGTPKTSVPELPVIETTPQE, encoded by the coding sequence ATGTTCGAGAGGTTCACCGACCGCGCGAGGCGGGTTGTCGTCCTGGCCCAGGAAGAGGCCCGGATGCTCAGCCACAACTACATCGGCACCGAGCACATCCTCCTGGGTCTCATCCACGAGGGCGAGGGCGTGGCTGCCAAGGCGCTCGAAAGCCTCGGTATCTCCCTGGAGGCCGTCCGTGCGCAGGTCGAGGAGATCATCGGTCAGGGGCAGCAGTCGCCGAGCGGGCACATCCCGTTCACGCCACGGGCCAAGAAGGTGCTCGAGCTGTCCCTGCGCGAGGCGCTCCAGCTCGGCCACAACTACATCGGTACTGAGCACATCCTGCTGGGCCTGATCCGCGAGGGTGAGGGCGTCGCGGCCCAGGTGCTGGTCAAGCTCGGTGCTGATCTCGGCCGGGTCCGCCAGCAGGTCATCCAGCTGCTCTCGGGTTACCAGGGCAAGGAGACCGCTGGCACTGCCTCGGGGAGCACAGGCGAGGGCACTCCGCAGGGTTCGCTGGTCCTCGACCAGTTCGGGCGCAACCTCACTCAGGGCGCTCGTGAGGGCAAGCTGGACCCGGTGATCGGACGGGAGAAGGAGATCGAGCGGGTCATGCAGGTGCTGTCCCGCCGGACCAAGAACAACCCCGTCCTGATCGGCGAGCCGGGTGTCGGTAAGACCGCCATCGTGGAGGGCCTGGCCCAGGCGATCGTCCGCGGTGAGGTGCCCGAAACGCTCAAGGATAAGCAGCTTTACACCCTTGACCTTGGTGCCCTGGTCGCGGGCTCGCGCTACCGCGGTGACTTCGAGGAGCGCCTGCGGAAGGTGCTGAAGGAGATCCGCACCCGTGGCGACATCATCCTGTTCATCGACGAGCTGCACACTCTCGTCGGTGCCGGGGCCGCGGAGGGTGCGATCGACGCGGCGAGCATCCTCAAGCCGATGCTGGCTCGGGGTGAGCTGCAGACGATCGGCGCGACGACCCTCGACGAGTACCGCAAGTACCTCGAGAAGGACGCCGCGCTCGAGCGCCGGTTCCAGCCGATCCACGTCCAGGAACCGTCGATCGCGCTCACCATCGAGATGCTCAAGGGCCAGCGCGACCGCTACGAGGCGCACCACCGGGTCACGATCACCGACCAGGCGATCGTGGCGGCGGCGCAGCTGTCCGACCGGTACATCTCCGACCGGTACCTGCCTGACAAGGCCATCGACCTGATCGACGAGGCCGGCTCGCGGCTGCGGATCCGCCGGATGACCGCGCCGCCGGACCTGCGCGAGTTCGAGGAGAAGATCGCGAAGGTCCGCCGTGAGAAGGAAGCCGCGATCGACGCGCAGGACTTCGAGCGTGCGGCCGCGCTGCGCGACGAGGAGAAGAAGCTCATCGCGCAGAAGACCGAGCGGGAGAAGCAGTGGAAGGCCGGCGACATGGACGTCGTCGCCGAGGTCGACGAGGAGCTCATCGCGGAGGTCCTCTCGACCGCCACGGGTATCCCGGTGTTCCGCCTCACCGAGGAGGAGTCGCAGCGTCTGCTCCGGATGGAGGAGGAGCTCCACAAGCGCTACATCGGCCAGGAGGACGCCGTCCACGCGCTGGCGAAGTCGATCCGGCGTACCCGCGCCGGCCTGAAGGACCCCAAGCGTCCCAGCGGGTCGTTCATCTTCGCCGGCCCGTCCGGTGTCGGTAAGACGTACCTGTCCAAGATCCTGGCGGAGTTCCTCTTCGGCGACGAGTCGGCGCTGATCCAGCTCGACATGAGCGAGTACTCCGAGAAGCACACCGTGTCGCGGCTGTTCGGCTCGCCTCCGGGGTACGTCGGCTACGACGAGGGCGGTCAGCTGACCGAGAAGGTGCGCCGCCGCCCGTTCTCCGTCGTGCTGTTCGACGAGATCGAGAAGGCCCACCCCGAGATCTTCAACTCGCTGTTGCAGATCCTCGAGGAGGGTCGCCTCACCGACGCCCAAGGTCGGGTCGTCGACTTCAAGAACACGGTCATCATCATGACCACGAACCTCGGAACCCGGGACATCGCCAAGGGCGTGAACCTCGGCTTCAGCCAGACCAAGGACACCACCAGCTCGTATGAGCGGATGAAGTCGAAGGTTCAGGAGGAGCTCAAGCAGCACTTCCGGCCGGAGTTCCTCAACCGGGTCGACGAGATCATCGTCTTCCCGCCGTTCACCGAGGAGCAGATCCTGCAGATCGTCGACCTGCAGATCTCAGAGGTCGAGGAGCGGCTGCGTAACAGGGACATGGGCATCGAGCTCACGCAGGCCGCCAAGCAGCTGCTGGCCAAGCGGGGCTGGGACCCGGTCATGGGTGCGCGGCCGCTGCGTCGGACGATCCAGCGGGAGATCGAGGACACCCTGGCCGAGAAGCTGCTCTACGGCGAGCTCACCTCGGGTCAGATCGTGGTCGTCGACGTCGAGGGCGAGGGGAAGGACGCCCGGTTCACCTTCACCGGCACCCCCAAGACCTCGGTGCCCGAGCTCCCGGTCATCGAGACCACGCCGCAGGAGTAA
- a CDS encoding A/G-specific adenine glycosylase, with product MPTSSPPTPSLPAPSLPGSSLHGPVLTWYAGHARDLPWRRPGTTPWGVLVSEVMLQQTPVRRVLPAYEAWLARWPAPAALAADPPGEAVRQWGRLGYPRRALRLHAAAVAMVERHDGQVPSAYEDLLALPGVGSYTAAAVASFAFGQRHAVLDTNVRRVLARLLDGREYPPPTLTAAERRAAEALLPDDPALAPRWSVAVMEIGALVCTASNPRCDVCPIARHCAWRLAGRPAYDGPPRRRQLYEGTDRQCRGRLLRVLREARDPVPRAQLEAVWPDAVQRERALDSLVADGLVEPLDHDRYRLPQGRMVAERRPERAGARRLAATSPDEGYPPNRRSSS from the coding sequence ATGCCGACCTCATCGCCGCCGACCCCATCGCTACCGGCCCCGTCGCTACCGGGTTCATCGCTGCACGGCCCCGTCCTCACCTGGTACGCCGGCCACGCGCGCGATCTGCCCTGGCGCCGTCCCGGAACGACGCCGTGGGGTGTGCTGGTCAGCGAGGTCATGCTCCAGCAGACCCCGGTTCGTCGCGTGCTCCCCGCCTACGAGGCCTGGCTGGCCCGCTGGCCGGCTCCCGCGGCGCTGGCCGCCGACCCGCCAGGGGAGGCCGTCCGGCAGTGGGGTCGGCTGGGCTACCCCCGACGTGCGCTCCGTCTGCACGCCGCCGCGGTCGCCATGGTCGAGCGCCACGACGGCCAGGTTCCCTCCGCCTACGAGGACCTCCTGGCCCTGCCGGGCGTGGGCTCCTACACGGCCGCCGCGGTGGCGTCGTTCGCCTTCGGACAGCGGCACGCGGTGCTGGACACGAACGTCCGCAGAGTCCTCGCGCGGCTGCTTGACGGCCGCGAGTATCCGCCGCCCACGCTCACGGCCGCCGAGCGGCGCGCCGCGGAGGCGTTGCTGCCCGACGACCCTGCCCTCGCCCCCCGCTGGTCGGTCGCGGTCATGGAGATCGGTGCGTTGGTGTGCACAGCGTCCAATCCGCGCTGTGACGTCTGCCCAATCGCCAGGCACTGCGCCTGGCGGCTCGCCGGCCGACCCGCCTACGACGGTCCGCCACGCCGTCGACAGCTCTACGAGGGGACCGACCGACAGTGCCGCGGACGGCTGTTGCGCGTGCTTCGAGAGGCGCGGGACCCGGTCCCGCGGGCCCAGTTGGAGGCGGTCTGGCCCGACGCCGTACAGCGGGAACGCGCCCTCGACAGCCTCGTCGCCGACGGGCTCGTCGAGCCGCTCGACCACGACCGCTACCGCCTGCCGCAGGGCCGGATGGTGGCCGAGCGACGTCCGGAGCGAGCGGGGGCGAGGCGCCTCGCCGCGACCAGTCCCGACGAGGGCTACCCTCCGAATCGCCGCAGCAGCTCCTGA
- a CDS encoding Gfo/Idh/MocA family protein: MSDLAIGVIGYGLRGSLAKHAHHPGEGSRVVALYDPDPAAHERFRADFGADVHVGDDLEAFLRLGLDAVFVLSPDHMHEEHAVTLLEAGIAVYLEKPMAITTEGCDRVLRVAQKTGGRLYLGHNMRHMPFVREMKRLIDSGAIGEPKVAWCRHFVGHGGDFYFADWHAERRYATSLLLQKGAHDIDVLHWLCGSYSRDVTGMGDRLVYDVDQAGEEAPWWQRRSLDRWPPKSLTGLNPRMDVEDVSMILMRLENGILASYQQCHFTPDYWRNYTIIGTEGRIENFGNGEPGTVIRIWNRRHNYDAEGDVVVPIEPETGGHGGADPRIVAEFLRYVRSGGATETSPIAARYAVATGCAGAESLRAGGTPVRVPEADPAVVAYFEG; the protein is encoded by the coding sequence ATGAGCGACCTGGCGATCGGTGTGATCGGATACGGCCTGCGAGGCAGCCTCGCCAAGCACGCGCACCACCCCGGGGAGGGGTCGCGGGTGGTGGCGCTGTACGACCCGGACCCCGCTGCGCACGAGAGGTTCCGCGCCGACTTCGGTGCAGACGTCCACGTCGGCGACGACCTGGAGGCCTTCCTCCGTCTTGGTCTGGATGCGGTCTTCGTGCTGAGCCCGGACCACATGCACGAGGAGCACGCGGTCACCCTCCTGGAGGCGGGCATCGCCGTCTACCTGGAGAAGCCGATGGCGATCACCACCGAGGGCTGCGACCGGGTGCTCCGGGTCGCCCAGAAGACGGGCGGACGCCTGTATCTGGGGCACAACATGCGTCACATGCCGTTCGTCCGGGAGATGAAGCGGCTGATCGACTCCGGCGCCATCGGCGAGCCCAAGGTGGCGTGGTGTCGACACTTCGTCGGGCACGGCGGTGACTTCTACTTCGCCGACTGGCACGCCGAGCGTCGCTACGCCACCAGCCTGCTGCTGCAGAAGGGTGCCCATGACATCGACGTCCTGCACTGGCTGTGCGGCTCCTACTCGCGCGACGTCACCGGCATGGGTGACCGTCTGGTCTACGACGTCGACCAGGCGGGGGAGGAGGCGCCGTGGTGGCAGCGTCGCTCACTCGACCGTTGGCCACCGAAGTCGCTCACCGGGCTCAACCCGCGCATGGACGTCGAGGACGTCTCGATGATCCTGATGCGACTGGAGAACGGGATTCTGGCGTCGTACCAGCAGTGCCACTTCACCCCGGACTACTGGCGCAACTACACGATCATCGGCACCGAGGGGCGAATCGAGAACTTCGGGAACGGTGAGCCGGGCACCGTCATCCGGATATGGAACCGCCGACACAACTACGACGCGGAAGGCGACGTGGTGGTGCCGATCGAGCCGGAGACGGGCGGTCACGGGGGTGCCGACCCGCGGATCGTCGCCGAGTTCCTGCGCTACGTGCGCTCCGGTGGCGCGACTGAGACCTCGCCGATCGCCGCGCGGTACGCCGTCGCGACCGGCTGCGCGGGCGCGGAGTCACTCCGGGCGGGTGGCACCCCCGTCCGCGTCCCGGAGGCCGACCCGGCGGTCGTGGCGTACTTCGAGGGGTAA
- the disA gene encoding DNA integrity scanning diadenylate cyclase DisA codes for MAASDKSSDAKLRATLALVAPGTPLRDGLERVLRGRTGALIVLGYDRTVESLCTGGFQLDVEFTATGLRELAKMDGAIIVDRDCTRILRAAVHLMPDPSIPTEETGTRHRTAERIAKQTGFPVISVSQSMRIIGLYVDNIRYVLEDTSQILSRANQALATLERYKLRLDEVSGTLSALEIEDLVTVRDVAQVAQRLEMVRRIANEIQGYVVELGVDGRLLALQLDELVAGVEPERELIVRDYLPAPTPGRRAKDVREALEELDSLSATDLLDLGAVARALGHSGDALDAAVSPRGYRLLAKVPRLPNAVIDRLVEHFGSLQKLLAASVDDLQAVGGVGEQRARSVREGLSRLAESSILERYV; via the coding sequence GTGGCTGCTAGTGACAAGAGCTCGGACGCCAAGCTTCGGGCGACGCTCGCCCTGGTAGCGCCCGGGACGCCGCTCCGTGACGGGCTGGAGCGGGTGCTTCGCGGACGCACGGGCGCGCTCATCGTGCTTGGTTACGACCGTACGGTGGAGTCACTGTGCACCGGCGGCTTCCAGCTCGACGTGGAGTTCACAGCCACCGGTCTGCGGGAACTGGCGAAGATGGACGGCGCCATCATCGTCGACCGCGACTGCACCCGGATCCTCCGTGCCGCCGTCCACTTGATGCCGGACCCGTCCATCCCCACGGAGGAGACGGGCACCCGCCACCGCACCGCCGAGCGGATCGCCAAGCAGACCGGCTTCCCGGTGATCTCCGTGTCGCAATCGATGCGGATCATCGGCCTCTACGTCGACAACATCCGGTATGTCCTGGAGGACACCAGCCAGATCCTGTCGCGGGCGAACCAGGCGCTCGCCACCCTCGAGCGCTACAAGCTGCGGCTGGACGAGGTCTCGGGCACCTTGTCGGCGTTGGAGATCGAGGATCTGGTGACGGTGCGTGACGTCGCGCAGGTCGCTCAGCGCCTCGAGATGGTGCGCCGGATCGCCAACGAGATCCAGGGCTACGTGGTCGAGCTGGGGGTCGACGGTCGTCTCCTCGCGCTCCAGCTCGACGAGCTGGTCGCGGGCGTCGAACCGGAGCGAGAGCTGATCGTCCGCGACTACCTCCCGGCACCAACGCCGGGCCGCCGGGCCAAGGACGTCCGGGAGGCGCTCGAGGAGCTCGACTCCCTCTCCGCTACGGACCTGCTCGACCTCGGCGCTGTCGCCAGGGCGCTCGGCCACAGCGGCGACGCGTTGGACGCGGCTGTCAGCCCTCGTGGCTACCGGCTCCTGGCGAAGGTGCCTCGCCTGCCCAACGCCGTGATCGACCGACTCGTCGAGCACTTCGGAAGCCTGCAGAAGCTCCTCGCCGCGAGCGTCGACGACCTGCAAGCGGTCGGGGGTGTCGGCGAACAGCGCGCCCGATCGGTCCGCGAGGGTCTGTCGCGGCTCGCCGAGTCGAGCATCCTCGAACGGTACGTCTGA